The Avibacterium sp. 20-132 genome segment GAAGCGCCTGAAACGGGTGTTCGGACAGTGTCTGGTGGGTAGTTTGACTGGGGCGGTCTCCTCCCAAAGGGTAACGGAGGAGCACGAAGGTTTGCTAATGACGGTCGGACATCGTCAGGTTAGTGCAATGGTATAAGCAAGCTTAACTGCGAGACAGACAAGTCGAGCAGGTGCGAAAGCAGGTCATAGTGATCCGGTGGTTCTGAATGGAAGGGCCATCGCTCAACGGATAAAAGGTACTCCGGGGATAACAGGCTGATACCGCCCAAGAGTTCATATCGACGGCGGTGTTTGGCACCTCGATGTCGGCTCATCACATCCTGGGGCTGAAGTAGGTCCCAAGGGTATGGCTGTTCGCCATTTAAAGTGGTACGCGAGCTGGGTTTAGAACGTCGTGAGACAGTTCGGTCCCTATCTGCCGTGGGCGTTGGAGAATTGAGAGGGGCTGCTCCTAGTACGAGAGGACCGGAGTGGACGCATCACTGGTGTACCAGTTGTCTCGCCAGAGGCACTGCTGGGTAGCTAAATGCGGAAGAGATAAGTGCTGAAAGCATCTAAGCACGAAACTTGCCTTAAGATGAGTTCTCCCCGACTTTAAGTTGGTAAGGGTTGTTTGAGACTAAGACGTAGATAGGCTGGGTGTGTAAGCGATGTGAGTCGTTGAGCTAACCAGTACTAATTGCCCGAGAGGCTTAACTATACAACGCTCAAGGGTTTTGGCTTGTTTTTGATTGAAAGAGTAGGGATTTTAGAGCGAAAGGCTTTGAAGTCTATAAAGAAGAGAGATAAGCGAAAGAATTATCTTGGCGGCGTTAGTGCAGTGGACCCACCTAAATCCATGCCGAACTTAGAAGTGAAACGCTGTAACGCCGATGGTAGTGTGGGAGTTTCCCATGTGAGAGTAGGGCACCGCCAGGTTTTATTTTGTTAATTTATTATGATATTAGTAAATTAACAAAATAAAATTTTTTGGCAGCAATAGTGTAGCGGACCCACCTAATTCCATGCCGAACTTAGAAGTGAAACGCTATAACGCCGATGGTAGTGTGGGATTTTCCCATGTGAGAGTAGGTCACTGCCAATTACAAATTTTGCGGAGCGGTAGTTCAGCTGGTTAGAATACCTGCCTGTCACGCAGGGGGTCGCGGGTTCGAGTCCCGTCCGTTCCGCCACTTCACTTAGGGGCGTAGTTCAATTGGTAGAGCACCGGTCTCCAAAACCGGGTGTTGGGAGTTCGAGCCTCTCCGCCCCTGCCATTATATAACCTATTTTTCTATATTTTCCCTCTTCTATTTTCTCTGATTTTATTTAAATTCATTTTCTATGATGATTATTTGTAGCAGTTTAAAATCAGGATTATACAAAATGTTATCCATTTAAAGTCTACAGATAGTAAATAAGAAGTTAAGTAATCTTTAAACAATATGATTACTTTTTTAACCTATTTCCTTTATTTTTACGATCGTGATCGCAGAAGTGCGGTGTTTTTATTGCGAGTTTTTACTCTGAAATGCAAAGTATAACCGCTGATTTATTCAGTATTTATACGTTTTGTTTTATGAATAAGGAAAACCGTAATGAAAATTAAGACAATTTTATCTTCTTTACTTCTATCAACCGCATTATTAGGGAGTTTTTCTGTTGCCGCACAATCTCAACAAAATGATAAGGCGAGTCCTCAGTTAGAAAGCGCAGTGGAAGTGGCGAAAGCCTCTTCTTCTTTTATTGGCGAAAAATTGAATATCAATACTGCAACAGCTAGCGATATTCAACGTGCATTAGTGGGTATTGGCGCTAAAAAAGCGGAAGCGATTGTTGAGTATAGAGAAAAACACGGCAAATTTACTGCCATAGAACAGCTGTTGGAGGTTCAGGGCATTGGTAAAGCAACATTAGAAAAAAACAGAGAACGCATTGATCCTTTATCATTTAGTGAAAATAGCAAATAGTGATCGCAATTAAAATGCACTATACTAATCAAACTAAGTATATTGCGGAAGAATATTGTGATTGAGCGGTAATCCTGCGTTGATTTCCTATCAGTTCGTATTGCAAAGGCGGCTTAGTAGTCGCCTTTTTTATTTTATAAGGAACAACAATGAAACAAAAAATTGTGCTTGCTACAGGTAATCAAGGTAAAGTGCGAGAAATGGCTGATGTACTTGCCGAATTTGGTTTTGATGTCATTGCTCAAACTGATTTAGGGATTGAAAGTCCAGAGGAAACGGGGCTGACATTTATCGAAAATGCCTTATTAAAAGCGCGTTATGCCGCCAAAATATCGGGGTTACCTGCTATTGCCGATGATAGCGGATTAGTGGTGAATGCCTTGAATGGCGAACCGGGCTTATATTCCGCGCGCTATGCGGGTGTTGAGGGCGAGCAGGCTGATACTGAAAATCGTAAAAAATTACTGCAAAAATTAGCAAATGTACCCGCAGGTGAACGTCAGGCTAAATTTGTGAGTTGTATTGTTTTATTGCAACACGAAACGGATCCTTCACCAATTATTGCCGAGGGAGAATGTGAAGGTGAAATTACTTTTGCAGAAAAAGGAAAAAATGGTTTTGGCTACGATAGTGTGTTTTTCTATCCTAAAAAAGACCGCACTTTTGCCGAGCTTGATACCCAAGAGAAGAAAAAAATCTCACATAGAGCCAGTGCATTAAGTGTATTAAAAGAACGTTTACAAATAAAAGTGCGGTCAAAATAATGCGAGTTTTACCGCCATTAAGCCTGTATGTGCATATTCCTTGGTGTGTGCAAAAATGTCCTTATTGCGATTTTAATTCGCACGCACAAAAAGCAGGCATTCCCGAACAAGAATATATCGCGCATTTGTTGGCTGATTTACACCAAGATCTACTGCGTTATCAAGCAAGTCTTGCTGAGCGAACACTGCATTCCATTTTTATTGGCGGCGGTACGCCAAGTTTGTTTTCTGCACAAGGCATAGCTCAATTATTACAAGGAATTGAACAGCAAATCGCGTTTGCACCAAATATTGAAATTACGTTAGAAGCCAACCCCGGCACGGCGGAAGCGACACGTTTTGCGGGCTATGTTGAAGCAGGGGTAAATCGCCTTTCTTTAGGCATACAAAGTTTTGATGATGAAAAATTGCAACGTTTAGGGCGTATTCATAATGCGACCGAAGCAAAAAAAGCGGTACAAATGGCGAAAGAGGCGGGTTTTAAGCGTATTAATTTAGATTTAATGCACGGTTTACCCAATCAAAGCCTTGAGCAAGCGAAAGATGATTTACACCAAGCTATCGCCCTTGAACCGAGCCATCTTTCTTGGTATCAACTGACGATTGAGCCAAATACAATGTTTGCTTATCGCCCTCCTACTTTGCCCGATGATGATGCCCTATGGGATATTTTTGAGCAAGGACATCAACTGTTAAGCCAAGCAGGCTATGTGCAATATGAAACATCAGCTTATGCAAAAGCTGGCGATCAGTGTCGGCATAATCTGAATTATTGGCGATTTGGTGATTATTTAGCGATAGGTTGTGGAGCGCACGGAAAATTAACCTTCCCCAATGGGGAAATAGAGCGTTTTTCTAAAACCAAGCACCCGAAAGGCTATATGCGTGGGGAATATTTATATGAAGAAAAACAAATCGCGCTTGAAGATCGTCCTTTTGAATTTTTTATGAACCGTTTTCGCTTGCTTGAACCTGTGCCAAAATCAGAGTTTGAGCATTTGACAGGATTATCACTTGACGTGATAGCCCCCCAAATTGCGTGGGCAAAATCAAAAAAATATATTCAGGAAAACCACCGCACTTGGCAAATTACTGAGCAAGGAAAACTCTTTTTGAATGAATTATTAGCAGAGTTTTTACCAGAATAAGGCTTGTATCTATCCTTGAATGGGATTAAAGTAGATGCCTTGTTCGCAAACGGTTACTTATGTCAAATTTGAACATCAATATTATGCGTTAAGGGAAAGAATATGGATCAACTCGCAATGAAAAAGCAAGCGGCACAAACCGCATTACAATATGTGAAGCCTGATATGATTGTCGGCGTGGGAAGTGGCTCAACGGTAAACTGCTTTATTGAAGCGCTTGGTGCAATGAAAAATAATATTAAAGGTGCAGTAGCCGCTTCCAAAGCTTCAGAGGAATTATTGAGAAAACAAGGGATTGAGGTATTCACTGCCAATGATGTATCCAGTTTAGATATTTATGTTGATGGCGCAGATGAAATTAACCCTCAAAAAATGATGATCAAAGGCGGAGGGGCAGCACTGACTCGAGAAAAAATTGTCGCCGCACTCGCGAAGCAATTTATTTGTATTGTGGATCAAAGCAAACAAGTGGACGTACTAGGTTCAACCTTTGCATTACCTGTAGAAGTCATCCCCATGGCACGCTCGCAAGTTGGGCGTAAATTAGTCAGCTTAGGTGGTGCGCCAGAATATCGTGAAGGCGTGGTAACCGATAACGGCAATGTGATTTTAGATATATATAATTTTCCAATTTTAAATCCCATTGAAATGGAAAAAACCTTAAATAATGTTGCAGGTGTAGTAACCAATGGTATTTTTGCCTTGCGTGGCGCAGATATTGTGATTGTCGGCACACCACAAGGGGCAGAAATTATCGAATAACTATTTGATTATGGAGAGCAAAATGTCAGCAAAAGTCTCACTGGATAAGTCTAAAATTAAATTTGTACTGCTAGAAGGCGTGCATAAAAATGCCGTTGATGTGCTAAATGCCGCAGGCTATACCAATATTGAATATCATAAAAAAGCCCTTGAGCCAGAAGAATTAAAAAAAGTGATTAAAGATGCCCACTTTTTAGGTATTCGTTCACGCACGCACTTAACTGCTGAGGTATTGGAGTGCGCTAACAAATTAATCGCGGTGGGCTGTTTTTGTATTGGCACGAACCAAGTGGATCTTGAAGCGGCGAAAATGCGAGGGATTCCCGTGTTTAATGCACCATTCTCTAACACCCGTTCGGTAGCAGAGCTGGTACTAGGCGAAATTTTGCTCTTAATGCGTAATGTACCGCAAGCCAATGCCGAAGTGCATCGTGGTTTATGGAACAAATCTGCTGTAGGTTCACACGAAGTGCGGGGCAAAAAATTAGGCATTGTTGGCTACGGACACATTGGTTCTCAGCTTAGTGTGATTGCCGAATCTCTCGGAATGAACGTGTTTTTCTATGATATTGAAACCAAATTACCACTGGGTAACGCACAGCAAGTTGGTTCTTTGGAAGAATTGCTTGCCAATAGCGATGTTGTTTCCCTACACGTTCCAGAAAATAATTCCACCAAAAATTTAATGAATGCTAAACGTATCGCACAATTAAAAGAAGGCAGTATTTTAATTAATGCCGCACGTGGAACGGTGGTGGATATTGATGCGTTGGCTGCCGCGATTAAAGCCGGCAAAGTGCGTGGGGCAGCATTGGATGTGTTTCCAAAAGAACCCGCTTCTATTAATGAAGAATTTGTTTCGCCATTACGTGGTTTGGATAATGTTATTCTTACCCCGCATATTGGCGGTTCAACGGCAGAAGCACAAGAAAACATTGGTACAGAAGTGGCGAGTAAGTTTGTTAAATATTCCGATAACGGCTCAACGCTTTCAGCGGTAAATTTCCCAGAAGTGTCTTTACCAGAACACAGCAAAACCAAGCGTTTATTGCACATTCACGAAAATCGCCCGGGCGTGTTAAACCACATTAACCAACTTTTTGTGCAAGCAAATATTAACATCGCTGCACAATACCTACAAACCGATCCAAAAATTGGTTATGTTGTGATTGATGTAGAAACTGATGACTGTTCACAACTCTTACAACAACTGCGTGAAATTGATGGCACTATTCGAGCAAGGGTGTTGTATTAACTTTGCTTGGCTTTGAATGTTAAGTCTTGTCTATAAAGGAAGTGCGGTAAAAAATCACAAAATTTTTACCGCACTTTATTTTTATCCTGTTCTTGTTTTTATAACATTCTGAAAATTTGCCTGTCTATGATACACTTGCCAGCAATTTTTTGATGATGGATTGATGATGAAAAAATTTTTCTTTTTTCTTTTATTTTTGTTGCTCTTGATTGGGGGCGCGGCACTTTGGGGTTATCAGCACCTCACACAATGGATAAATCACCCCGTAAATGTGCAAGCTAATCAATTATTAACCGTGGAGCGTGGCACGACAGGTGTAAAATTAGCGAAGCTGTTGGAGCAAGAAAAGCTGATTGATGATGCCACTTATTTACCTTGGTTATTAAAACTTCAACCACAATTAAATAAGATTAAAGCAGGAACATATAGCCTTGACGGTGTAAAAACGCTGGCGGATTTGTTGCAACGTTTGAACGAAGGTAAGGAAGTGCAGTTGAATGTCCGTTTTTTAGAAGGGGATACCTTTAACACGTGGCGTAAAACGTTGACGAAAGCCCCTTATTTGCAACAAACTTTGGCAGATAAAACAGAAGAAGAAATTTATCAATTATTGGATTTGCCGGCAGATTTACCGCATAAAATTGAAGGCTGGTTATATCCAGATACCTATCACTATACGCCGAAATCTACCGATCTGGCGCTTTTAAAACGGGCGGCTGAACGGATGACGAAATTATTAGAAAAGATGTGGGCAGAGCGTGATGCCGATTTACCATTAAAAAATGCTTATGAGATGTTGATTTTGGCATCTATTGTAGAGCGTGAAACCGCTTTAAATGATGAGCGTGGCAAAGTGGCTTCTGTTTTCATTAACCGCTTGAATAAAAAAATGAAATTGCAAACTGATCCAACTGTGATTTATGGAATGGGTGAGCGGTATAATGGCAATATTCGGCGTAAAGATTTGGAAGAAGCCACCCCTTATAATACTTATGTGATTGAGGGGTTGCCCCCTACGCCAATTGCAATGCCAACGGAAAGTGCGTTGAAAGCCGTTGCTCACCCTGAAAAAACGGAATTTTTATATTTTGTCGCAGATGGTACGGGTGGACATAAATTTAGCAAAAACTTACAGCAACATAATCAGGCCGTACAGGAATATCTGCGTTGGTATCGCCAACAGAAAAGTGAGAAATAAGATGACTGGTAAATTTATTGTGATCGAAGGCTTAGAAGGGGCGGGCAAAACGACTGCTCGTGATGCCATTGTGGAAGTGCTAGCCCGTGAGGGTGTAAGTGATGTGGTGTTTACTCGTGAACCCGGCGGCACGCCTTTGGCGGAAAAATTGCGTCATTTGATTAAATACGAAACAGAAGAGCTCGTAACGGATAAAGCAGAACTGTTAATGCTTTATGCCGCGCGCATTCAGTTGGTGGAAAATGTGATTAAGCCCGCCCTTGCTGAAGGTAAGTGGGTGGTGGGCGATCGCCACGATTTATCTTCCCAAGCTTATCAAGGGGGCGGTCGTCAAATTGATGCAAAGTTGTTGCAAACCTTAAAGCAAACGGTGTTAGGCAATTTTTCCCCTGATCTCACCTTATATTTAGATCTTGATCCTGAAATTGGTTTAGCGCGAGCGAGAGGGCGTGGTGAATT includes the following:
- the hemW gene encoding radical SAM family heme chaperone HemW; this encodes MRVLPPLSLYVHIPWCVQKCPYCDFNSHAQKAGIPEQEYIAHLLADLHQDLLRYQASLAERTLHSIFIGGGTPSLFSAQGIAQLLQGIEQQIAFAPNIEITLEANPGTAEATRFAGYVEAGVNRLSLGIQSFDDEKLQRLGRIHNATEAKKAVQMAKEAGFKRINLDLMHGLPNQSLEQAKDDLHQAIALEPSHLSWYQLTIEPNTMFAYRPPTLPDDDALWDIFEQGHQLLSQAGYVQYETSAYAKAGDQCRHNLNYWRFGDYLAIGCGAHGKLTFPNGEIERFSKTKHPKGYMRGEYLYEEKQIALEDRPFEFFMNRFRLLEPVPKSEFEHLTGLSLDVIAPQIAWAKSKKYIQENHRTWQITEQGKLFLNELLAEFLPE
- the rdgB gene encoding RdgB/HAM1 family non-canonical purine NTP pyrophosphatase, whose product is MKQKIVLATGNQGKVREMADVLAEFGFDVIAQTDLGIESPEETGLTFIENALLKARYAAKISGLPAIADDSGLVVNALNGEPGLYSARYAGVEGEQADTENRKKLLQKLANVPAGERQAKFVSCIVLLQHETDPSPIIAEGECEGEITFAEKGKNGFGYDSVFFYPKKDRTFAELDTQEKKKISHRASALSVLKERLQIKVRSK
- the rpiA gene encoding ribose-5-phosphate isomerase RpiA, with amino-acid sequence MDQLAMKKQAAQTALQYVKPDMIVGVGSGSTVNCFIEALGAMKNNIKGAVAASKASEELLRKQGIEVFTANDVSSLDIYVDGADEINPQKMMIKGGGAALTREKIVAALAKQFICIVDQSKQVDVLGSTFALPVEVIPMARSQVGRKLVSLGGAPEYREGVVTDNGNVILDIYNFPILNPIEMEKTLNNVAGVVTNGIFALRGADIVIVGTPQGAEIIE
- the serA gene encoding phosphoglycerate dehydrogenase, which gives rise to MSAKVSLDKSKIKFVLLEGVHKNAVDVLNAAGYTNIEYHKKALEPEELKKVIKDAHFLGIRSRTHLTAEVLECANKLIAVGCFCIGTNQVDLEAAKMRGIPVFNAPFSNTRSVAELVLGEILLLMRNVPQANAEVHRGLWNKSAVGSHEVRGKKLGIVGYGHIGSQLSVIAESLGMNVFFYDIETKLPLGNAQQVGSLEELLANSDVVSLHVPENNSTKNLMNAKRIAQLKEGSILINAARGTVVDIDALAAAIKAGKVRGAALDVFPKEPASINEEFVSPLRGLDNVILTPHIGGSTAEAQENIGTEVASKFVKYSDNGSTLSAVNFPEVSLPEHSKTKRLLHIHENRPGVLNHINQLFVQANINIAAQYLQTDPKIGYVVIDVETDDCSQLLQQLREIDGTIRARVLY
- the tmk gene encoding dTMP kinase, with product MTGKFIVIEGLEGAGKTTARDAIVEVLAREGVSDVVFTREPGGTPLAEKLRHLIKYETEELVTDKAELLMLYAARIQLVENVIKPALAEGKWVVGDRHDLSSQAYQGGGRQIDAKLLQTLKQTVLGNFSPDLTLYLDLDPEIGLARARGRGELDRIEQQEIAFFQRTRDRYLALVKQDPNAVMINAEQSIEQVRADIQSAVQNFIKNHQ
- the mltG gene encoding endolytic transglycosylase MltG, with the translated sequence MKKFFFFLLFLLLLIGGAALWGYQHLTQWINHPVNVQANQLLTVERGTTGVKLAKLLEQEKLIDDATYLPWLLKLQPQLNKIKAGTYSLDGVKTLADLLQRLNEGKEVQLNVRFLEGDTFNTWRKTLTKAPYLQQTLADKTEEEIYQLLDLPADLPHKIEGWLYPDTYHYTPKSTDLALLKRAAERMTKLLEKMWAERDADLPLKNAYEMLILASIVERETALNDERGKVASVFINRLNKKMKLQTDPTVIYGMGERYNGNIRRKDLEEATPYNTYVIEGLPPTPIAMPTESALKAVAHPEKTEFLYFVADGTGGHKFSKNLQQHNQAVQEYLRWYRQQKSEK
- a CDS encoding ComEA family DNA-binding protein, with the protein product MKIKTILSSLLLSTALLGSFSVAAQSQQNDKASPQLESAVEVAKASSSFIGEKLNINTATASDIQRALVGIGAKKAEAIVEYREKHGKFTAIEQLLEVQGIGKATLEKNRERIDPLSFSENSK